One Massilia sp. 9096 genomic window carries:
- a CDS encoding PAAR domain-containing protein, which translates to MKDQQGRGIIRLGDKTTHGGKVISAADDYVVLGKPVAVEGDATYCPKCKGSFPIQPSGSTRKHRNKQVAYDQDATACGAKLISSL; encoded by the coding sequence ATGAAAGACCAACAAGGGCGCGGCATTATCCGCCTCGGCGACAAGACGACGCACGGTGGAAAAGTCATCTCGGCGGCCGACGATTATGTTGTGCTCGGCAAACCCGTCGCCGTCGAAGGTGACGCGACCTACTGTCCCAAATGTAAGGGCAGCTTCCCGATCCAGCCGAGTGGAAGCACCCGCAAACACCGCAATAAACAGGTCGCTTACGATCAGGACGCAACGGCCTGCGGCGCCAAACTCATTTCGTCGCTGTAA